The Kribbella sp. HUAS MG21 genome includes the window CGCTGGTGCTCGGCTGCTGCCCGACCTCGCCGGTCGGCGGGAGGTTGTCGCCGGTGTTCCGCAGTACGACGCCTGCGGTGATCGCTCCGGCCAGCGCGAGCACGGCGACGGCTGCGATCGCCAGCGGCCTCCGCGCGCGAGCAGCGGCTGGTGCGGCGGCAGGAACGGGTACTCCGGCTGCCGGCGTTGCCGCAGGCTGCTCGGGTCCGCGGGGGAGTGCTGCGGTGGGGAACCAGTCGGCCGCCGCCGGCAGAGCGGTGAGCTGTGCCGCCGTCGGCCGGTCCTCCGGCGACTTGGCGAGCATCTGCAGAAGTACGGGCTCGAACCGGCCCGCCAGCTCCGGTCGCAGTTGGCTCGGCGGGACCGGGGCGGCATCGACGTGTTGGTAGAGCACCGCCGTCGGGTGATCGCCCATGAACGGCGGGCGACCGGTGATCAGCTGGTACAGCACGCAGCCCAGCGCATACACGTCCGACTCCGGGCCGCCCCGCAGACCCCTGGCGCGCTCGGGCGACAGGTAGTGCGGGCTGCCCATGATCTGACCGGTGACCGTCAGGTCGGTCGTCTCCGAGCCGGGCAGGTGCGCGATCCCGAAGTCCGCGACCTTCACGGTCCCGTCGGCCGCAACCAGCAGGTTGCTGGGCTTGATGTCGCGGTGGACCACGTTCTGCGCGTGCGCGACCGCGAGCCCGGCGGCGGCCTGCTCGACGATCTGGACCGCACGGTCCCACGGCAACGTGCCGTGCGCGGCGAGTTCGGCGGCGACCGACCGGCCCTCGACCAGCTCCATCACCAGATAGAGGTTGTCGTCGTGCTGCCCGAAGTCGTACACCGCCACGATGTGCGGATCGCTCAGTCGCGCCGCGGCGCGTGCCTCTCGCTGGAACCGTTCGGCCGCCGATTCGCCGTCCTGCGTACGGAGCATCACCTTGACCGCTACCTCGCGGCCAAGGGCCTCGTCCGTCGCGCGGAACACCTCACCCATCCCGCCACGCCCCAAGGACGCGCCCAACCGGTACCGCTGTGCGATCAGCATCCGTTCCCCGTACCCACGCCGTTCTCTCGGCAATCCGTCCGTCGGCCCCCAAGGCTACTAGCTGTACAAGACGGCCTTGACCGCCGTTGGTGGTAGCCATGTCCGCCGGCGGTGTCACACTGCGTTCACGGTCGTCGCACCGTTGGCACGGCCAACGGCGTACAGGTAGCCGCTGCCGGCGTCAGTGCGGGTCGGCAGTCGGGTCTCGGCGGAGTTGGGCGGTGGTGCGGGCTACTGCGGCGATTTGGTTGGCGAGGTCGGGATGGTCGGGCTGGAGGTGCGGTTCAGCCTTGGCGAGGGGATCCAGGAGGGTTGCGGTGTCGTTGTTGCCCAGGGCGTGGCCGACCTGGTCGACGGCGGCTTGGGCTGCACTGCTGAGGCCTGGTAGGCCGGTGATCTGGCCGGCGAGTTGACGTAGGCGGCCGGCGTTGGCGTTCGCCCATTGGGTAACCGCGCGCTGCCCCGCGCGTCGGTCACGCGCCGCCTGGACGCGCTGCTCGCCGGTCATTCCCGCCGGGTCGGAGGCCTGCTGGTTGAGTCGCAGGTACCGCCGCTCGGCGGCCTGCCGACTGGCTACCCCGAGCGCGGGCGCGATGGCCGCCCAGCTCGCACCCTGCTCGCGGGCCGCCCCGATCAGCAGCGGCTCCCAGGCGGCGAGTTGGTCCTGCGCCGCATGCAGTGCGGCCAGAGCGGCCAGGAGATGCTCGGTGCTGACAGCGTCCTGGACCGCTGCCCCCGAGTCACCGATCCCGTCGAGGCGGCGCATCGTCGCCTCGACGTCGGCGATCGTTTCCGACACCGGGGTCGCGTCCTCAGTGCTCACTGGTCACCTCGCTTCGTCTCCCGAGCAGTATGTCATCGATTGGATGACATCAAAGGCTTGTCATCGTTTCGATGACATGTTATAAGAGAAGTGCGTGTTGACACCACTGGTGAAGCGATGACTCAGGAGGTGCAGGACCGATGTTGATGCGCACTGATCCGTTCCGGGAGTTCGATCGGCTGGCTCAGCAGTTCTTCGGGAGCCAGACGCCGGGTACGTGGTCGCGGCCGACGCCGATGCCGATGGATGCGTACCGGCAGGGTGAGCAGTACGTCGTCGCGTTCGATCTGCCGGGGATCTCGCCGGACGCGATCGAGCTGGACGTCGAGCGGAACGTACTGACGGTGAAGGCCGAGCGCCGGCCGCTCGAGCTCGGTGAGGGTGTGGAGATGCAGGTCTCCGAGCGGCCGCTGGGTGTGTTCTCCCGGCAGCTGTTCCTGGGCGAGACCCTCGACGCCGACCGCATCGAGGCCAACTACGCGAACGGCGTACTGACGCTGAAGATCCCGATCGCCGAGCAGGCCAAGCCGCGCAAGATCGCGATCGCGAACACCGAATCCGGTCACCAGCAGCTCGACGCCTGACGCGGTCCGCAGCTGCCGATGAGGTGGTATCGATGTGGGCCGTCAGCGGGCAGACACTCGATCGGACCGACGCGTTCGTCGACCTCGTGTTCGGTGACGACGAGTTGGTGCGGGACGAGTTCGACGCGCTGATCGCCGCCTGCTGGGACGAGCCGTGCGAGCCACCCACCCGGAGGCCCTGTCCATCCGTCGGACCCTGGGCCGGGCGGTCACCGAGCAAGTGGCCGCGCCGGGTGGGCCCGCGGCGCGATCGCGCTCCGCGCCGGCGGCCCGACAGCCGTCAGCGCGGCCCTCCGACGTACACGAGGTGACGGATTTCAGCGAAGGAGGTGAGCAGGTCTCAGAAGAACGCCCCCGGTGATGCGGCCGCCCGCCAGTTGACCCCTCGACCGGCGGCACTGGTTGTTCCAGCCGCCCCGTCCTTCCCAGGACACATTCGTACGGCGGGCCGCCGCATCACCCCGGTTGAGGACGAGTTGCGAGGTGGTGGTGATGACTCCTGATCCGTACGGCGTGCTCAACGTCGCCCAGGACGCGACCGACGAGGAACTCGATCGCGCTTTCCGGATCCTGGTCCGGCGGCTGCACCCGGATACCCGCGGAGCCGGGCCCGACGCCGAGGCCGACCGGCAGCTCCAGGAACTGCTCACCGCCTACGCCCACCTGCGCGACCCGATCCGCCGCGCCGCGTACGACCGCGCCCGCCGAACCCAACCCACCATCACCCACACACCAGCCACGACTGCACGAGCCGCGCGCCGCCGTGCAGACGGGCCGGACCTCTGGATCGGTCCTGTGCGCTGGGAACCCGCCCCGTGAGGAGAGACGAACGATGACGCCCGTCGACACCGTCGAGACCTATTGCGAGAAAGGCATCTGGAAGACCCGCTGGCGCGGCAGCACGAAGCCGTTCGCGATCGGCGGCGGCAAGCAGCACCAGGTCAGCCAGGGTGCCGCCGTGGCCATCTGGCACGGTGTCGACCACATCGTGACCGACCCCGACGGCACCACCGCCGAACGCAACTCCTACCGCTACCGCCGCGAA containing:
- a CDS encoding serine/threonine-protein kinase → MLIAQRYRLGASLGRGGMGEVFRATDEALGREVAVKVMLRTQDGESAAERFQREARAAARLSDPHIVAVYDFGQHDDNLYLVMELVEGRSVAAELAAHGTLPWDRAVQIVEQAAAGLAVAHAQNVVHRDIKPSNLLVAADGTVKVADFGIAHLPGSETTDLTVTGQIMGSPHYLSPERARGLRGGPESDVYALGCVLYQLITGRPPFMGDHPTAVLYQHVDAAPVPPSQLRPELAGRFEPVLLQMLAKSPEDRPTAAQLTALPAAADWFPTAALPRGPEQPAATPAAGVPVPAAAPAAARARRPLAIAAVAVLALAGAITAGVVLRNTGDNLPPTGEVGQQPSTSVNTPASTEPTTGESSEPTSRSTGSSPTETKTSSSTSTTPTTTPTSSPTTTPSTTPSSEPSPTPTPSNSPSSSATPSPTATRTSSPTSTTPSTSNTPAPSETPSPSGTPAASQTPNPQ
- a CDS encoding Hsp20/alpha crystallin family protein — encoded protein: MLMRTDPFREFDRLAQQFFGSQTPGTWSRPTPMPMDAYRQGEQYVVAFDLPGISPDAIELDVERNVLTVKAERRPLELGEGVEMQVSERPLGVFSRQLFLGETLDADRIEANYANGVLTLKIPIAEQAKPRKIAIANTESGHQQLDA
- a CDS encoding J domain-containing protein, coding for MTPDPYGVLNVAQDATDEELDRAFRILVRRLHPDTRGAGPDAEADRQLQELLTAYAHLRDPIRRAAYDRARRTQPTITHTPATTARAARRRADGPDLWIGPVRWEPAP